From one Lycium ferocissimum isolate CSIRO_LF1 chromosome 7, AGI_CSIRO_Lferr_CH_V1, whole genome shotgun sequence genomic stretch:
- the LOC132065056 gene encoding uncharacterized protein LOC132065056 produces MKLIVWVYLNRRNIICAVSKDPEESFKKTVEVDMLIDTLRKASDRELPQLVVENVLAFNESFWIRLAARVDTCKSDDDKKDYEELALTVMSIVDRLVHKTNEKIEASTDVLKAILKPVVDEVEEISWPLRDPEALSLMEKEINQREQEGQLDEGFLAEVNAQLRQAKKDGDKPGLEAMLQKVLQLYASRVLSKRSYAKKGNEVLKAEQFLENIIKGISQLPAS; encoded by the exons ATGAAGTTAATTGTTTGGGTATATTTAAACAGGAGAAATATCATATGTGCAGTCAGTAAAGATCCTGAAGAATCTTTCAAAAAGACTGTGGAGGTGGATATGCTTATAGATACTCTCAGGAAAGCAAGTGATAGGGAA CTGCCACAGCTAGTTGTGGAGAACGTTCTTGCTTTCAACGAGAGCTTTTGGATAAGACTCGCAGCTAGAGTAGACACCTGCAAATCTGACGATGACAAA AAAGACTATGAAGAGCTGGCATTGACAGTAATGAGCATCGTGGATCGTCTTGTTCACAAAACAAAT GAAAAGATAGAAGCATCTACAGACGTGCTCAAAGCAATCTTAAAACCTGTGGTTGATGAAGTGGAAGAAATTTCTTGGCCTCTTAGGGATCCTGAGGCTCTCAGTCTTATGGAGAAA GAAATAAATCAAAGGGAGCAAGAAGGCCAACTTGATGAAGGGTTCCTTGCAGAAGTCAATGCACAGTTGCGGCAA GCTAAAAAGGATGGGGATAAGCCAGGACTTGAAGCTATGTTACAAAAAGTTCTGCAATTGTATGCTTCCAGAGTGCTGTCAAAGCGGAGTTATGCAAAAAAAG gaaatgaagtgttaaaagctgAACAGTTTCTTGAGAACATTATCAAAGGTATCTCTCAATTGCCAGCTTCTTAA
- the LOC132062846 gene encoding B-box zinc finger protein 20, with amino-acid sequence MKIQCDVCDKEEASVYCSADEATLCQRCDYQVHHANKLASKHIRFSLIHPSFKDSPLCDICQERRALLFCKEDRAILCNECDLPIHKANEHTKKHNRFLLSGVQLSSAVASNYDQTSSSSSPTGSAASNAGTKSKARSGYSGIKSNSISTTESTPNFQVDYNQEGSVSTSSISEYLIETLPGWHVEDFLEYPCSSPYDQF; translated from the exons atgaagatTCAATGTGATGTTTGTGATAAAGAAGAGGCATCAGTTTATTGCTCCGCTGATGAAGCCACCCTTTGCCAACGATGTGACTACCAAGTTCACCATGCCAACAAGCTTGCTAGCAAACACATTCGTTTTTCTCTAATTCATCCTTCTTTCAAAGACTCTCCTCTTTGTGACATTTGCCAG GAAAGACGAGCCTTGCTATTTTGTAAAGAAGACAGAGCAATACTTTGCAACGAATGTGACTTGCCTATACACAAAGCAAATGAACATACAAAGAAACACAACAGGTTTCTTCTAAGTGGAGTGCAACTCTCTTCTGCTGTGGCTTCTAATTATGACCAaacttcatcatcttcatcacccACTGGATCTGCTGCGAGTAATGCTGGCACTAAGTCTAAAGCTCGCAGTGGTTATTCTGGGATTAAGAGTAATTCGATTTCGACTACAGAATCAACACCTAATTTTCAAGTTGATTATAATCAAGAGGGTTCAGTTTCAACTAGTAGCATATCAGAGTACTTGATTGAGACTCTTCCTGGCTGGCATGTTGAAGACTTTCTTGAATATCCCTGTTCTTCTCCCTATg ATCAATTTTGA